From Paenibacillus graminis, a single genomic window includes:
- a CDS encoding hemolysin family protein, producing MSDPLPGILHVGLIILLVLLNGFFVSVEYAMVKVRSGRIDSLMEEGSKRAVAASNIVHNLDGYLSACQLGITLASLALGWLGEPAVATIVWPIVTSLGFGETSVYVISLVIAFMFITVLHIVLGELAPKTIAVNKAEAVLLLTAGAMNVFFRIMYPIIWIVKGLASGLLRLFRLAPASELATAHTEEEIRILMQESNKSGLIDNTEMTLVDNIFEFADTMAREIMIPRTEMICLNNHLTVEENMEIAFDGMRTRYPVCDGDKDHILGFIHIKDLIRDNAPKYSELIRPILTVPESIQISALLKVMQRAKTQIAILIDEYGGTSGMVTLEDIMEEIVGEIQDEFDEERPGVEKLGEDEFSIDGLMLIEEINDRLGLNMETDDYDTVGGWLYSKLEVNPPQKGQTVEFDSHLFVVEETDNKRISRIKVMKVQFLTEEAGA from the coding sequence TTGAGCGACCCTTTACCCGGTATATTACATGTAGGTCTTATTATTTTGCTGGTGCTGTTGAATGGCTTTTTTGTTTCGGTTGAATATGCGATGGTGAAAGTACGAAGCGGCCGCATAGATTCTCTGATGGAGGAAGGCAGTAAACGAGCAGTAGCAGCAAGTAATATCGTACACAATCTGGACGGATATCTGTCCGCCTGCCAGCTGGGCATCACCCTTGCTTCACTGGCACTTGGCTGGCTGGGGGAACCTGCTGTCGCAACGATTGTGTGGCCGATTGTAACAAGCCTAGGATTTGGCGAAACCTCGGTTTATGTAATTTCGCTAGTTATTGCGTTTATGTTCATCACCGTTCTGCATATCGTACTCGGAGAGCTTGCTCCCAAGACGATAGCTGTGAACAAAGCCGAAGCGGTACTTCTGCTAACCGCGGGTGCGATGAATGTTTTTTTTCGGATCATGTATCCTATTATCTGGATCGTAAAAGGCCTGGCCAGCGGGCTGCTGCGGCTGTTCCGCTTAGCGCCTGCTTCGGAGCTGGCTACAGCGCACACGGAAGAGGAAATCCGCATCCTTATGCAGGAAAGCAACAAGAGCGGACTTATCGACAATACGGAAATGACATTGGTGGACAATATTTTTGAATTTGCCGACACCATGGCCCGTGAGATCATGATTCCCCGCACTGAAATGATCTGTCTGAACAATCATCTGACGGTTGAAGAGAACATGGAGATTGCGTTTGACGGGATGCGCACACGGTATCCGGTATGTGACGGTGACAAGGACCATATTCTCGGCTTCATTCATATCAAGGATCTGATCCGTGACAATGCGCCCAAATACAGTGAACTGATTCGTCCCATTCTTACCGTTCCAGAGTCGATACAGATTAGTGCTCTGCTTAAGGTTATGCAGCGTGCGAAGACACAGATTGCCATTCTGATCGATGAATATGGGGGTACGTCCGGTATGGTTACGCTCGAAGATATTATGGAAGAGATCGTCGGTGAAATTCAGGACGAATTCGATGAAGAGCGGCCAGGCGTAGAGAAACTGGGGGAGGATGAATTCTCCATCGATGGTCTGATGCTGATTGAAGAAATCAACGACCGGCTTGGATTGAATATGGAGACAGATGATTATGATACAGTAGGCGGCTGGTTGTACTCCAAATTAGAGGTGAATCCCCCGCAAAAAGGCCAGACTGTAGAATTTGACAGCCACTTATTCGTGGTGGAAGAAACGGACAACAAACGGATATCCCGTATTAAAGTGATGAAGGTGCAGTTTTTGACTGAAGAGGCGGGAGCCTGA
- the gerQ gene encoding spore coat protein GerQ — MGSMSPMGMGNMGTMGATPPQVTSGSPMTPAGGVVPTTAPVFEQSYIENIFRLNLGKVGTFYFTYENNKDWNAKVYTGVLEAAGRDHLIISDKATGQRIVLLMVNFDYATFEEPLIYQYPGTIGNPPTTRNCW, encoded by the coding sequence ATGGGCAGCATGAGCCCGATGGGTATGGGCAACATGGGTACCATGGGGGCAACCCCTCCCCAAGTCACCAGCGGCAGCCCGATGACTCCAGCAGGCGGTGTAGTACCGACAACGGCTCCAGTATTTGAACAATCATACATCGAAAACATTTTCCGGCTGAATCTTGGCAAAGTCGGCACCTTTTACTTCACATACGAGAACAACAAAGATTGGAATGCCAAAGTCTACACAGGTGTGCTGGAAGCTGCAGGCCGCGACCACTTAATTATCAGCGACAAGGCCACCGGACAACGCATTGTGCTGTTGATGGTTAACTTCGATTATGCCACCTTTGAGGAACCCCTTATTTATCAATATCCCGGCACCATTGGCAATCCGCCGACTACACGGAACTGTTGGTAA
- a CDS encoding cell wall hydrolase — MAVIKANSEDVRTLARLMRAEAEEDGESGMLMVGNVGVNRILGNCLDFRNIRNVNDMVFQSPGGFEAPQKGYFYQRARESDIRLARRAIAGERTRPATNALWFFRPVGDCPATWYDQQNTGRYKAHCFFAPASGECPAVY, encoded by the coding sequence ATGGCCGTAATTAAAGCAAATTCGGAAGATGTAAGGACACTTGCACGGCTGATGCGGGCGGAAGCCGAGGAAGACGGGGAGTCCGGCATGCTGATGGTCGGCAATGTCGGCGTCAACCGGATACTTGGAAACTGTCTGGACTTCAGAAACATCCGCAATGTCAACGACATGGTATTTCAAAGTCCGGGCGGGTTCGAAGCCCCGCAGAAGGGCTATTTCTACCAGCGTGCCAGGGAATCCGACATTCGCCTTGCCAGACGCGCCATCGCGGGTGAAAGAACAAGGCCGGCGACCAATGCGCTCTGGTTCTTCCGGCCGGTCGGTGACTGTCCGGCAACCTGGTACGACCAGCAAAATACCGGAAGGTATAAAGCGCATTGCTTCTTTGCCCCCGCTAGCGGGGAATGTCCAGCAGTATACTAG
- a CDS encoding DUF2500 domain-containing protein, translated as MGPDPSWMFDFTGTVIPIFLAVVIGIIAVSAGRGLLQWNRNNKSPIMTIPARIVSKRTEVRQQQLQDDSNNSRTSTTYYLTYESDRGVRMEFKVDGNEYGMSAEGDRGILTYQGTRYHGFQRQPHYSTAE; from the coding sequence ATGGGCCCGGATCCATCTTGGATGTTTGATTTTACGGGGACGGTAATACCGATCTTTCTTGCCGTTGTTATTGGCATAATCGCTGTATCTGCAGGCCGGGGGCTGCTGCAGTGGAACCGGAACAACAAATCGCCCATCATGACCATCCCCGCACGCATCGTCAGTAAACGTACTGAGGTCCGGCAGCAGCAGCTGCAGGATGACAGCAATAACAGCCGCACCAGCACAACCTACTATTTAACGTATGAGTCAGACCGTGGGGTGAGGATGGAATTCAAAGTGGACGGCAATGAGTATGGCATGAGCGCTGAGGGAGACCGGGGAATTCTTACGTATCAGGGTACAAGATACCACGGTTTTCAGAGGCAGCCTCACTACTCGACGGCAGAATAG
- a CDS encoding WD40/YVTN/BNR-like repeat-containing protein, with product MSHKHIGFRVLGAVFTVFLTLLIFSACSSPPPEPSQPPQPTEAPEEGQTITLITPDAKNVNNENTPKYQIQTRLTDFRLLNDAIGLAWGVTKNELRIYMTKDNGETWSNISPSANVQFLSNPVYGKDILFTDPSNGWIIRSASGLTETVVLRTTDGGSSWKVSSFPDANAISSIYFNSPDYGWLMTSWDAKATKESKALYATSDGGATWSLVMQNEQYNPNLPNNTIPVSGVITGMVFKDISHGFVTMQTGALPKIYMTKDGAATWNPGPEFLVNDQFRGCDKVITGEPDFFDKGSLNGWMSVGCQKDKEGSITYNGYFTANGGENWKFVSFGLGTLTGINRHIPPTFLNSRLGWALKQDVLYKTTNQGKTWTALPASSVLKSKLVDYPEIVKLQFISSEVGWLLIEKKEDRKSILLQTTNGGLSWRVM from the coding sequence TTGTCACATAAACATATAGGTTTCAGGGTTCTGGGGGCTGTATTCACGGTATTCCTGACCCTGCTCATATTCTCGGCTTGCTCTTCTCCTCCTCCGGAGCCTTCCCAGCCCCCCCAGCCGACGGAAGCGCCGGAAGAGGGGCAGACCATTACGTTGATTACACCGGATGCCAAGAACGTTAACAACGAGAATACCCCGAAATACCAGATTCAAACCCGGCTGACAGATTTCAGACTGTTAAATGATGCCATCGGGCTGGCTTGGGGCGTGACCAAAAATGAACTGCGGATCTACATGACCAAGGATAACGGCGAAACGTGGAGCAATATTTCCCCGTCAGCAAATGTTCAATTTTTGTCGAACCCTGTATATGGAAAGGACATATTGTTCACCGATCCCAGCAATGGCTGGATTATCCGAAGCGCCTCCGGGCTGACAGAAACGGTTGTATTGCGTACAACAGATGGGGGAAGCAGCTGGAAAGTATCGTCTTTTCCTGATGCGAACGCCATTTCTTCAATCTATTTCAACTCTCCTGATTATGGCTGGCTGATGACTTCCTGGGATGCCAAAGCTACCAAAGAGAGCAAAGCGCTGTATGCAACAAGTGATGGTGGCGCTACCTGGAGCCTGGTGATGCAAAATGAGCAGTATAATCCGAATTTACCGAATAATACGATCCCGGTATCGGGTGTGATTACGGGGATGGTCTTCAAGGACATCAGCCATGGCTTTGTGACTATGCAGACCGGTGCACTTCCCAAGATTTATATGACCAAGGACGGAGCGGCAACCTGGAATCCGGGACCGGAATTTCTTGTGAATGATCAATTTAGGGGCTGTGACAAGGTGATTACAGGGGAGCCGGATTTTTTTGATAAAGGCAGTTTGAACGGCTGGATGTCAGTAGGTTGCCAAAAAGACAAGGAAGGCAGTATCACCTATAATGGTTATTTCACGGCCAATGGGGGAGAGAACTGGAAATTTGTATCTTTTGGGCTGGGAACCCTGACGGGGATCAACCGCCATATCCCCCCAACCTTTTTGAACTCCCGACTGGGCTGGGCCCTTAAGCAGGATGTGTTATATAAGACTACCAACCAGGGCAAGACCTGGACGGCGCTTCCGGCCAGCAGTGTGCTGAAATCCAAGCTAGTGGATTATCCGGAAATTGTGAAGCTGCAGTTTATATCCAGTGAAGTAGGCTGGCTGCTGATCGAGAAAAAAGAAGACCGCAAGTCGATTCTGCTGCAGACTACTAACGGTGGATTAAGCTGGCGGGTGATGTAA
- a CDS encoding amino acid permease encodes MDVFRKKPLTAPVSAGGEKLSKTLGALDLTLLGVGAIIGTGIFVMTGVAAAEHAGPALVLSFVLAGIACVLSALCYSEFASTLPVSGSAYAYSYVAFGELLAWILGWDLVLEYGVAAAAVSSGWSGYFQGLLEGFGLHLPTALSGAYNADKGTFINLPAIIIILLISYLLTRGVKETARFNAIMVVIKLSVVILFIVTGFFYVKPENWTPFMPFGFHGVVNGAATVFFAYIGFDALSTAAEEVKRPQRDLPIGIISSLAICTVLYIVVSLVLTGIVPYQRLNVSDPVSFALRFVDQNMVAGLISVGAIAGMTTVLLVLLFGQTRLLFAISRDGLLPESWSKVSKKTHTPIRSTWLVGGIIAVLTGFVPLDRLANLTSIGTLFAFLVVSLGVIVLRYTHPNLKRGFTVPWVPVVPLLSAAACGYLMYNLGRDTWTGFLIWLVIGLLIYGLYGYKRSKLNQNK; translated from the coding sequence ATGGATGTATTCCGCAAGAAGCCTTTGACCGCTCCAGTAAGCGCCGGAGGAGAGAAGCTCAGCAAGACACTTGGTGCACTGGATCTGACCTTACTTGGTGTGGGGGCGATCATCGGTACCGGTATATTTGTAATGACGGGAGTGGCAGCTGCCGAGCATGCGGGACCGGCCCTGGTGCTCTCTTTTGTGCTGGCAGGTATTGCGTGTGTATTGTCGGCTCTGTGTTATTCCGAATTTGCTTCCACATTACCGGTGTCCGGCAGTGCATATGCTTACAGCTATGTGGCATTTGGTGAACTGTTAGCCTGGATTCTGGGCTGGGATCTGGTGCTGGAATACGGGGTGGCTGCAGCTGCAGTGAGCAGCGGGTGGTCCGGTTATTTTCAGGGCCTCCTCGAAGGCTTTGGCTTGCATTTGCCCACAGCACTCTCGGGGGCGTATAATGCGGACAAAGGAACGTTTATCAACCTCCCTGCGATTATTATCATTTTACTGATTTCCTACTTGCTGACCAGGGGGGTCAAGGAAACAGCACGTTTTAATGCCATTATGGTTGTAATCAAGCTGTCAGTCGTTATTCTCTTTATTGTTACTGGCTTTTTTTATGTGAAACCGGAGAATTGGACACCCTTTATGCCCTTTGGATTTCATGGTGTAGTCAATGGGGCGGCTACTGTATTTTTTGCCTATATCGGATTTGATGCCTTGTCCACTGCGGCAGAAGAAGTCAAGCGCCCGCAGCGTGATCTGCCGATCGGGATTATTTCCTCCCTTGCCATCTGTACGGTGCTCTACATCGTTGTATCGCTGGTGCTTACCGGGATTGTCCCTTACCAGAGACTGAATGTCAGTGATCCGGTTTCCTTTGCGCTGCGGTTTGTGGATCAGAATATGGTCGCCGGGCTGATCTCCGTGGGTGCTATTGCCGGAATGACTACGGTTCTGCTCGTTTTATTGTTTGGTCAGACCCGGCTTTTGTTCGCAATATCACGGGACGGGCTTTTGCCGGAATCCTGGTCCAAGGTGAGCAAGAAAACACATACTCCCATACGCAGCACCTGGTTGGTCGGCGGAATTATTGCCGTACTCACCGGCTTTGTCCCGCTGGACCGTTTGGCCAACCTAACCAGTATCGGTACACTGTTCGCCTTTCTGGTTGTTTCGCTGGGTGTTATCGTACTCCGGTATACTCATCCGAATCTGAAACGGGGCTTCACAGTGCCATGGGTTCCGGTTGTTCCCTTGCTAAGTGCAGCGGCCTGCGGCTATTTAATGTATAATCTGGGGAGAGATACTTGGACTGGCTTCTTGATCTGGCTGGTTATCGGTTTGCTCATTTACGGATTATATGGCTACAAGCGCAGCAAACTGAATCAGAACAAATAA
- a CDS encoding L-lactate dehydrogenase, with amino-acid sequence MAPPFKPNRVVVIGTGAVGTTTAYTLLLRRRMQELVLIDVNHQKALGEALDMNHGMPFVGGVKLWAGTYEDCRDADIIIVTAGASQKPGETRIDLLRKNISIFKDIIQKITKYNQHAILLIATNPVDILAYATLKISGFDRRRVIGSGTVLDSARFRYLIGLHKEIDPRSIHGQIIGEHGDSELPVWSLANVAGIDLGFDDAERKEIFEDTKNAAYEIIDAKGSTSYAIALALDRIVVSILNNEGSVLNVSTLLNNYNGVSDVFLGAPCVVDRSGVREVLDLPLSEDEKTLFQQSAEKLKSEISKLEL; translated from the coding sequence ATGGCCCCCCCATTCAAACCAAATCGTGTCGTAGTGATCGGCACAGGTGCTGTCGGTACGACAACTGCCTATACTTTGCTGCTGCGCAGACGCATGCAGGAGCTGGTCCTTATTGACGTCAACCATCAGAAAGCACTTGGTGAAGCACTAGATATGAACCATGGCATGCCATTTGTCGGTGGTGTGAAGCTCTGGGCAGGAACCTATGAAGATTGCCGCGATGCAGATATCATTATTGTGACCGCCGGCGCCTCCCAGAAACCGGGTGAAACCCGGATTGATCTGCTGCGCAAAAACATTTCCATTTTTAAAGACATCATCCAAAAAATCACGAAATACAACCAGCATGCTATTCTGCTGATCGCGACCAATCCGGTGGACATTCTGGCCTATGCCACCCTGAAGATCAGCGGTTTCGACCGCAGACGTGTCATCGGCTCGGGTACGGTGCTTGACAGTGCCAGATTCCGTTACCTGATCGGCCTGCACAAAGAAATCGACCCGCGCAGCATTCACGGTCAGATTATCGGTGAGCATGGAGATTCCGAGCTTCCGGTATGGAGTCTCGCCAATGTTGCCGGAATTGATCTTGGCTTTGACGATGCGGAACGTAAGGAAATCTTCGAGGATACCAAAAATGCCGCTTACGAAATCATTGATGCCAAAGGTTCAACTTCTTATGCGATCGCACTTGCACTGGACCGGATCGTGGTCTCCATTCTGAATAATGAAGGTTCTGTGCTGAATGTCTCCACTTTGCTGAACAACTATAATGGAGTATCCGATGTATTCCTGGGTGCCCCATGCGTAGTTGACCGTTCCGGTGTACGTGAAGTGCTGGATCTTCCGCTCAGCGAAGATGAGAAAACCTTGTTCCAGCAATCCGCTGAGAAGCTGAAAAGTGAAATCTCTAAGCTGGAGCTGTAG
- a CDS encoding tyrosine-type recombinase/integrase, with translation MNDSEPDYEEELEAFLIWMKDAGFTSYTQKSYLADVREFLGSLNGKSLENVKKLHIISYLTSVRERGVSDATRNRKHASVNCLFKALMELELLTANPAAGIKKSKTEKNREPVYLEEHELQRFLSAVEGKYRSRNLAVFLLMSYMGLRVGEVHTLNLSDYNAERLTLRVFGKGRKWRNIPVPAELAPLLEQALSERLEPWRSKEEAMFISQKGRRLSIRAIQGIAADTFGRFQAEVPAARRRPYSSHKLRHSFATMLLRKGADLRTVQELLGHSSIQTTTVYTHITSREKEEAMARLQIGMLK, from the coding sequence ATGAATGATTCTGAGCCCGACTATGAAGAAGAACTGGAGGCTTTTCTCATCTGGATGAAGGATGCCGGGTTCACTTCTTATACCCAGAAGTCCTATCTTGCCGATGTGCGGGAGTTCCTGGGGAGTCTGAACGGCAAAAGCCTGGAGAATGTCAAGAAGCTGCATATCATCTCCTATTTAACCTCGGTCCGTGAACGGGGGGTCAGTGATGCTACGCGTAACCGCAAGCATGCTTCAGTCAATTGCCTGTTCAAGGCGCTGATGGAGCTGGAGCTGCTAACCGCCAATCCTGCAGCGGGAATCAAGAAATCCAAGACTGAAAAAAACCGTGAGCCCGTCTACCTGGAAGAACATGAACTGCAGCGGTTTTTGTCTGCGGTTGAAGGCAAGTACAGAAGCAGGAATCTGGCGGTTTTTCTGCTTATGTCCTACATGGGATTGCGGGTAGGGGAGGTGCACACCCTGAACTTAAGCGATTATAATGCGGAACGCCTTACGCTCCGTGTTTTCGGAAAAGGCCGCAAATGGCGGAATATTCCGGTGCCTGCGGAGCTGGCTCCTCTTTTGGAGCAGGCCCTGTCTGAGCGGCTGGAGCCTTGGCGCAGCAAGGAGGAAGCGATGTTCATTTCGCAAAAAGGGCGCAGGCTCTCGATTCGTGCCATCCAGGGTATTGCTGCCGACACCTTTGGCCGTTTCCAAGCGGAAGTTCCCGCTGCCCGCCGCAGGCCATACTCCAGCCATAAGCTGCGCCATTCTTTCGCCACCATGCTGCTGCGCAAAGGGGCAGACTTGCGGACCGTACAGGAGCTGCTGGGCCACTCGTCCATCCAGACCACTACCGTGTATACCCATATTACCAGCCGGGAGAAGGAAGAAGCCATGGCCAGGCTGCAGATCGGCATGCTGAAGTAA
- a CDS encoding LysR family transcriptional regulator, with the protein MESRHLFTFLVVVETGSFTRAAQKLDYAQSSITAQIQALEAELGQPLFDRISKKIILTDAGRRLLPYAQEISRMHTMAEVALRSETELAGALRIGAPESLAAFRLPGIIKEFRGRYPQVQITLKPGACWELTESVRSGELDLVFLLQPETEYKDLHTETLIHEAMTLVAPLGHPLLELAEVLPLHLKDETILHTETGCTYRTLFERHLNSHGVFPDPKLEFWSIEAIKQCVMAGLGLSFIPMITVQSELAEGKLARLHWNDESQRVATQIAYHHKKWKSPALAEFLSTVQKHAAEWRNGIADTKPSLFST; encoded by the coding sequence GTGGAATCGCGTCACCTGTTCACGTTTCTAGTCGTAGTAGAAACCGGCAGCTTTACGCGTGCCGCCCAGAAGCTGGATTATGCGCAGTCCAGCATTACCGCCCAGATTCAGGCGCTTGAAGCAGAGCTGGGCCAGCCGCTGTTTGACCGCATCAGCAAAAAGATCATTCTTACCGACGCCGGACGCCGTCTGCTCCCTTACGCCCAGGAAATCTCCCGGATGCACACCATGGCTGAGGTTGCGCTGCGTTCGGAGACTGAGCTGGCCGGAGCACTGCGCATTGGCGCACCGGAGTCGCTGGCCGCGTTCAGGCTGCCGGGCATTATTAAGGAATTCCGCGGGCGCTATCCTCAGGTGCAAATCACCCTGAAGCCGGGTGCCTGCTGGGAACTAACCGAATCTGTCCGTTCCGGAGAGCTGGATCTGGTATTTCTGCTGCAGCCGGAGACGGAGTATAAGGACCTACACACGGAGACGCTCATCCACGAGGCGATGACGCTGGTTGCTCCGCTTGGACATCCGCTTCTGGAGCTCGCAGAAGTACTGCCGCTTCACCTAAAAGATGAGACTATTCTGCACACCGAAACCGGCTGCACCTACCGGACCTTGTTCGAGCGCCATTTGAACAGTCACGGCGTATTCCCCGATCCAAAACTGGAATTCTGGAGTATTGAAGCGATCAAGCAGTGCGTGATGGCCGGTCTGGGCCTTTCGTTTATACCGATGATTACGGTCCAGAGTGAGCTGGCCGAGGGCAAGCTTGCCCGGCTCCATTGGAATGACGAATCGCAGCGGGTAGCTACCCAAATCGCTTACCACCACAAAAAGTGGAAATCGCCGGCGCTTGCGGAGTTCCTGTCCACTGTTCAAAAACACGCGGCAGAGTGGAGAAATGGGATAGCGGACACGAAACCGAGCTTATTCTCTACTTGA
- a CDS encoding APC family permease translates to MKETLQRNIGMPQAIALYIGAVLGSGVLIVPGLAAEMAGPASLLAWGFMTLLILPLALSMGLLSARFPNAGGVSHFVTLAFGPKAGALVGWFFLMSVPIGGPVAALTGAGYMTAAMGWGDNARIALAAAMLGIGLVTNWIGMQVAGKVQIAVVIAIVAVLVFSFAAALPRMESVHFTPFAPHGWMSVGQAAAILFWCFIGWEAVSHLSEEFKDPQRAAVRGVTIAAIIVGVLYFLSALATVGTQSYLRGGADSSLVWIISQPLGSWGGFIAGLTGLFICTATIIAYSGAASRVAFALSRQGYAPKWMGRLSNRYQTPTGAIGFLLMCFTAVLFLYGSGLLSITTLIQFPNATFILTYIGGCAAGIRLLKGSRLGVGISWISFAATMAVFPFTGWAIGYPLLITALFFLIVYFRGSRKHIHPELSPHDPQEAERQAL, encoded by the coding sequence ATGAAAGAAACTTTACAACGCAATATCGGAATGCCGCAGGCCATCGCCCTGTACATTGGCGCCGTGCTGGGGTCAGGGGTCCTGATCGTCCCCGGACTTGCGGCCGAGATGGCCGGTCCGGCTTCCCTGCTCGCTTGGGGATTTATGACCCTCCTGATTCTTCCCCTTGCTCTTTCGATGGGTCTTCTCTCTGCCCGGTTTCCGAATGCGGGAGGCGTCTCCCACTTTGTCACGCTGGCTTTTGGCCCCAAGGCCGGAGCGCTGGTCGGCTGGTTCTTCCTGATGTCGGTGCCGATTGGCGGTCCCGTCGCCGCACTAACCGGTGCCGGCTACATGACCGCAGCTATGGGCTGGGGGGACAACGCCAGAATCGCCTTGGCTGCAGCCATGCTGGGAATTGGTCTGGTTACGAACTGGATTGGAATGCAGGTAGCCGGGAAAGTACAGATTGCTGTAGTAATTGCCATCGTCGCCGTATTGGTCTTCTCTTTCGCTGCCGCGCTTCCCCGGATGGAAAGTGTGCACTTCACGCCTTTCGCTCCGCATGGCTGGATGAGCGTCGGCCAGGCAGCGGCAATATTATTTTGGTGTTTTATCGGCTGGGAAGCCGTCTCCCACCTGTCTGAAGAATTCAAAGACCCGCAGCGGGCCGCAGTCCGGGGCGTTACCATTGCCGCCATTATTGTAGGTGTCCTGTACTTCCTGTCCGCCCTCGCCACCGTCGGTACCCAGAGCTATCTGCGGGGAGGAGCGGATTCCTCCCTCGTCTGGATCATCAGCCAGCCGCTGGGCTCCTGGGGCGGATTCATTGCCGGCCTGACCGGGCTGTTCATCTGCACCGCGACCATTATCGCGTATAGCGGAGCAGCATCACGGGTAGCGTTCGCTTTATCCCGACAGGGCTATGCCCCAAAATGGATGGGCCGCTTGTCTAACCGCTATCAGACACCGACAGGTGCCATCGGCTTTCTGCTGATGTGTTTTACCGCCGTACTGTTTCTGTATGGAAGCGGCTTGCTGTCGATCACAACCTTGATCCAGTTTCCCAATGCCACCTTCATTTTGACATATATCGGGGGCTGTGCGGCAGGAATCCGGCTTCTGAAAGGCAGCCGGCTGGGCGTTGGAATCAGTTGGATTTCGTTTGCCGCAACAATGGCAGTGTTTCCTTTTACCGGCTGGGCAATTGGCTATCCGCTGCTGATTACCGCTCTCTTTTTCCTGATTGTGTATTTCAGAGGCAGCCGCAAACACATTCATCCTGAGCTTTCACCACACGATCCGCAAGAGGCTGAGCGCCAAGCACTTTAA
- a CDS encoding DUF4179 domain-containing protein: MKFHNRREPAGHEILAADLQREGKRLAEQYKPSFEFEEVWTKYEQANLTRTNRKFISRCLKWGTGIAVSLVAASGVLIGIGAVSPQVAEALRSIPFFDYLYAKGVDTGDLKQIEEKNLSTLANATAIDQGIEFNVVNVFYDGIQLVLNYEVNYPESTPKLTEKEAVVYYNLSFSGIEPQAISTHDFTITGEHTFVGTTRMSIGDKDMPAQLQLNMAVDCIGTTKGKWDVSIPLNKQKSDELTKIVYPKNLEFTYKNTKYTIDKLVLGPVTTQVVIGNVMPYYPFDLTMEDDMGNLYRNYGGSGSTRDYYYFNLPPFNELNPHPKYVTLTLTEHAGKEASMPITLSDKVQMFKFKIPLEWDKDEVKL, encoded by the coding sequence ATGAAATTTCATAACCGTCGGGAGCCTGCCGGGCATGAGATACTGGCCGCTGACTTGCAGCGTGAGGGTAAAAGGCTGGCGGAACAGTACAAGCCATCTTTTGAATTTGAGGAAGTATGGACGAAATACGAGCAGGCCAATCTGACAAGGACCAACCGGAAGTTTATTTCTAGATGCCTGAAATGGGGGACAGGTATTGCAGTCTCATTGGTCGCAGCTTCAGGAGTGTTAATCGGCATTGGGGCAGTATCACCACAAGTAGCCGAGGCTTTGCGCAGTATTCCTTTTTTTGATTATCTGTATGCAAAAGGGGTGGATACTGGTGATCTGAAGCAGATTGAAGAGAAAAATCTCAGTACACTGGCGAACGCAACAGCAATAGACCAAGGAATAGAATTTAATGTGGTTAATGTTTTTTATGATGGCATTCAGTTGGTGTTGAACTATGAAGTGAACTATCCTGAATCTACTCCCAAGTTGACCGAAAAAGAAGCCGTGGTGTACTACAATCTTAGTTTTTCAGGAATTGAGCCTCAAGCGATCTCGACTCATGATTTTACGATTACCGGCGAGCATACTTTTGTGGGAACGACCCGCATGAGTATTGGTGATAAGGATATGCCTGCGCAATTGCAGCTTAATATGGCGGTGGATTGTATCGGCACCACAAAGGGGAAGTGGGATGTCTCCATCCCTCTAAACAAGCAAAAAAGTGATGAACTGACGAAAATCGTCTATCCTAAAAATCTGGAATTCACCTACAAAAACACCAAATATACTATCGATAAGCTGGTGCTTGGTCCGGTAACCACTCAAGTAGTCATTGGAAATGTTATGCCCTATTATCCGTTTGATTTGACGATGGAGGATGATATGGGTAACTTATACAGGAACTATGGAGGGAGTGGATCTACCCGGGACTATTATTATTTTAACCTGCCGCCGTTCAATGAACTGAATCCCCATCCCAAATATGTAACATTAACCTTGACTGAGCATGCAGGTAAAGAGGCTAGTATGCCCATTACCCTTTCCGATAAAGTGCAGATGTTCAAATTTAAAATTCCTTTGGAGTGGGATAAAGATGAAGTGAAATTGTAA